The stretch of DNA TGGTGAACGCCGAAGAAGGATTTGGCAGGGGTGAAGAATTTATTCTTGAAAAGTTCCAAACAGTTAATACTCCAATCTTTCTTGTAATAAATAAAATTGACCAGATTCATCCAGATGATTTATTGCCAATTATACAGTCTTATCAAGAAAAGTACGCGTTCAAAGAAATTGTTCCAATATCTGCTCTTGAAGGAAATAATGTGGAGCGTCTTCTTGATCAAATTAAATCCTTCTTACCAGAGGGACCACAGTACTATCCAGCTGACCAAGTAACAGATCATCCAGAGCGGTTTATCATAACAGAGCTCATCAGGGAAAAAGCATTGCATTTAACAAGGGAAGAAATCCCTCACTCTTTGGCTGTTGTTTTAGACAAAATGGAGCGTAAAGAGGGCAAGGATATCATTCATGTTATGGCAACTGTAATTGTGGAGAGAGATTCACAAAAAGGTATTATTATCGGAAAACAAGGAAGCATGTTAAAAGAAATTGGAAAGCGTGCCAGGGTAGATATTGAAAATCTTCTTGGATCTAAGGTTTTCCTAGAGTTATGGGTAAAAGTTCAAAAAGATTGGCGTAACAAAATGTCCCAACTTCGTGATTATGGCTTTAATGAAGATGAATATTGAGACAATAACCCTAACTAAAATATTACGATATAGATCAAATTATGCATGGACAACATTAACAATTTTTTCGTCTTATGATTTTTGCGCAGGCAGGCTATGATAAATGTAAGGTTTGGGATTGAATTAAAGCTAGTCTAAATATTGAAAGGTGGGGTTTTCGATGATGGATTTTACGTGGAAAGTATTCCTCCAAACAGGTAATATTGACACATATCTTCTCTTCAAAGAGCTTGAGAAGGAAAACCAAGAAATACCCGGAAATCTGAATGAAGAGCTAGCACAAATCGATTTTCCCGTTTCATAAGTTTGTCTTCGTACTACTTTAGAAGGTGAAATTTATGCTTCAAAAGTGTGAAGGCATCGTCATTAGAACGACAGATTATGGTGAAACCAATAAAATAATAACAATATTTACAAGGGAGTGGGGGAAGATAGGTGTTATGGCGAGAGGCGCTAAAAAGCCCAACAGCCGCCTTTCTTCCGTTACCCAGCTTTTTACACATGGTTATTTTTTGGTACAAAGAGGTTCTGGATTAGGCAGTCTCCAACAGGGGGAGATTGCTACTTCCTTAAGGTCAATTGGTGAAGATATATTCTTAACTGCGTATGCGAGTTATATTGTTGAATTAACTGATAAATGCACCGACGAAAAAAAACCAAACCCTTTTCATTTTGAATTGCTTCTCCAAACATTGAACTACATGAACGAAGGCTATGAACCTGATATTCTGATGAATATCTATGAAATGAAAATGTTAAATGTAATGGGCTTATATCCAGTCTTGAATCAATGTTCCGTTTGCGGCAGTACAGACGGACATTTTTCTTTTTCCATTCGGGAAGGCGGCTTTATTTGTCACAGATGTTTAGAAAAAGATCGATACCATTATAAATTATCACCAGCTACAGTTAAATTATTAAGGCTATTTTATTATTTTGATCTTTCTAGACTAGGAAATATATCTGTTAAAGCAGAAACGAAGGCCGAACTAAAAAATGTGATTGACGCATATTATGAAGAGTACTCGGGACTGCACTTAAAAACAAAGAAATTTCTTAACTCCATGGATCAATTTCGTAATCTCTTATGATAGCTATGTTGACAATAGCAGAAGTTTTGGTTAATATTTTGGATAATAAAATATTTGCATTGACGGAAAAGAGTAATTAGATTTCTCTCTATAAAAGCGAACCTAGGATGGTGAGAGCTAGGGTATAGGGCACTAATGAAGGCGTTCCTGAGCAATTTGGTGTTGATTAGGCACATTTAAGGAGGCTGCTATTACAAGCAGCAAATAGGGTGGAACCGCGGGTAACTCTCGTCCCTATGCTATTAAGCATAGGGGTGGGAGTTTTTTTATTTGCTTAAATAGGCTCCCCTGTTTTAAAGGCATTAAAGCTAGATATTTTTTAGAAAAGGAGCAATAAAAATGAGTAATGTAACGATGGAGCAAATTGTTGCACATGCAAAGCACAGAGGATTTATTTTTCCGGGGTCAGAGATTTATGGTGGCCTTGCAAACACATGGGATTACGGTCCATTAGGTGTTGAGTTCAAAAACAATATCAAACAGGCATGGTGGAAGAAGTTTGTTCAGGAGTCCCCTTACAATGTGGGCTTGGACGCGAGTATTCTGATGAATCCAAGAACATGGGAAGCGTCTGGACACATTGGAAACTTTAATGATCCAATGATTGATTGTAAAAACTGTAAAGCGCGCCACCGCGCAGATAAATTAATAGAAAATGCTCTTGATGAAAAAGGTATTGAAATGGTTGTTGATGGCTTACCGTTTGAGAAGATGGAAGAGCTTGTCAAAGAGCATAATATAGCATGTCCGGATTGTGGAAGTCATGATTTCACAGGAATCCGACAGTTTAATCTTATGTTTAAAACCTTCCAAGGGGTTACTGAGTCAAGCACCAATGAGATTTTCCTTCGACCTGAAACAGCTCAAGGGATTTTTGTAAACTTTAAAAATGTACAACGTACAATGAGAAAGAAATTACCATTTGGTATTGCTCAAATTGGAAAAAGCTTCCGCAACGAAATTACACCAGGTAATTTTACCTTCCGTACACGTGAGTTCGAACAAATGGAGCTTGAATTTTTCTGTAAACCAGGAGAAGAGCTTACATGGTTTGATTATTGGAAGAATTTCGCTGAAGGCTGGTTAGATTCTTTAGGTCTTACAAAAGAAAATTTAAGACTGCGTGACCATTCTGAAGATGAACTTTCTCACTATAGTAATGCAACAACAGATTTTGAATATAAGTTTCCATTTGGCTGGGGTGAGCTTTGGGGTGTTGCTTCAAGAACAGATTATGATTTGAAGCAGCATATGGAATTTTCAGGTGAGGATTTCCATTACCTTGATCCGGAAACGAATGAAAAGTATATTCCTTACTGTATCGAACCATCACTCGGTGCGGATCGCGTTACATTGGCATTTTTAATTGATGCATATGAAGAAGAAGAGCTTGAAGATGGTACTTCTAGAACAGTTATGCATTTTCATCCTGCACTAGCACCGTTTAAGGCAGCCATTCTTCCGTTATCCAAGAAGTTATCTGATGAGGCAAAGGAAGTTTTTGCTACATTATCTAAATATTTTACTGTTGATTATGACGAGGCTGGTTCTATCGGTAAACGTTACCGCCGCCATGATGAAATCGGAACACCGTTCTGTATTACCTATGATTTTGACTCAAAAGAAGATCAAATGGTAACAGTCAGAGACCGTGATACCATGGAGCAAACAAGAATCCCAATCGCGGACTTAGTTAGCTTCCTTCAAGAAAAAATGGTATTTTAATTTGCAATAATTAAAGGTGTGGGAAACCACACCTTTTTGTCATGAAAGGGATGCTTCCGCCTTTAAGATAATTAGTATATAATATTTCTATTAAAGTATAACGTTATCATAGGAATAGGGTTCATTAGGAACCCGTACTAAGGGTGGTGAGGACAATCGAACTGACAAAACGCCAGGAACATATTCTACAAATAGTAAAGGAAAATGGGCCGATAACAGGGGAGCATATCGCGGATCAATTAAGTTTGACCAGAGCAACCTTAAGACCTGATCTTGCCATACTAACGATGGCTGGTTTCCTTGATGCCAGACCACGTGTGGGATATTTTTATACGGGAAAATCAGGAGCCCAATTATTAACAGAAAACCTTCAAAAGATCTATGTGAAGGATTACCAATCCATTCCTGTTGTAGTGAATGAGAATGTTTCGGTCTACGACGCTATATGTACAATGTTTCTTGAAGATGTGGGAACATTATTTGTAGTTGATCAAAGCACTCTTTTAGTTGGTGTTCTTTCTAGAAAGGACTTGCTAAGAGCGAGTATCGGGAAGCAGGAACTTACAAGTATACCTGTAAATATTATTATGACCAGGATGCCTAATATTACAATGTGTGAGCGGGAAGATCTACTGATTGATATTGCCAAGAAATTAATTGAAAAACAAATCGATGCTCTTCCGGTGGTGAAGAGATCTGAAAAAGGTTTTGAAGTAATTGGCAGAATAACGAAAACGAATATAACCAAAGCTTTTGTTGCTTTAGGAGATGAATAAGGTTAGATAACTTGAATAGAGGAGCTGTTGGGGGAGAATGAGTTTACCAATTATTTATGTAGTGTCTGATTCGGTTGGAGAAACAGCAGAATTAGTGACCAAAGCGGCAATAACCCAATTTAATGGTTCTGGTATGACATTAAAAAGATTTCCCTACGTGGAAGACAGGGAACATATTGATGAAGTCCTCTCACTTGTTTCTCTTGATAAGGGAATGATTGCCTTTACACTAGTTAAACCGGACATGCGTACATATATGCAGGAACGTGCGGAAAAGGAAGGAATCATTGCTGTAGATCTTATTGGGCCGATTATGGATCAAATTCAACTTTACAGCGGAAAAACTCCATTATGTGAGCCTGGACTTGTCAGAAAGTTGGACGAGGATTATTTTAAAAAAATTGAGGCGATTGAATTCGCCGTTAAATATGATGATGGCCGAGATCCAAGAGGTATCTTAAAGGCTGATATAGTATTAATTGGTGTTTCTAGAACCTCTAAAACTCCACTATCTCAGTACTTGGCCCACAAACGCTTAAAAGTGGCAAATGTTCCACTTGTACCTGAGGTCGACCCGCCAGAAGAACTTTTTAAGGTTCCTATTGAAAAATGCTTTGGTCTAAAGATTAGCCCTGAAAAGTTAAATAATATTAGACGTGAACGATTACGGTCCCTAGGATTAAATGACCAGGCTAGTTATGCGAATATTGAACGGATAAAAGAAGAATTAACCTTTTTTGAAAAATTAGTTTCAAGAATTAACTGCCCTGTTATTGATGTGACCAATAAAGCTGTTGAGGAAACAGCGAATGTTATTTTAAATTATATTCAAAAAGGTAGACCGTAAGCACATAATCAATTGATTATGTGCTTTTTTATGAAAAAAACTAAAAAAATAATACAAAATAATTATGGTAAAATGATAATGATTGTACTATAATAAAAAATTGTGATAAAAATATATCTTTTTAGGTTTAGAGTTGCTTGTGAACGAATAAACTATTTATTGTTAGATGTCAAGGCAACCCCCTAAAAAAAATTCGACATAAATCCTTTTTGTAAAAGTTATCACTTTAAGAAGGAATATGCGGAGTGATGTAGAATTAATACTTATGCAAAAAGCATTCCACTATTTATGTGGATGCAGATTCATGCCTGGTTAAAGAGGAAATTGTCGATTTATCCGTCAATTTTATTGGTTGCTTCCTACAATCACCATGTCACGAACCATTCTACATAGGCAAACTGGAAATAGGTTGATGTTGGAAAGGAAGCTGCTGACTTGTTCATTATGAACCATACGGCAAAAGAGACATTACCATCACTCAGGATATTGGACTTGCATAACCTTACTTTTAAAGGGTGTTCAAATTTTTATCTCCAAAGGGAGTGTTATTTAAGGAGAATGCAATATAAAGTTTTACGGCAGAATTAACAAAAATTTTGTCGAAATTTGCAGGAATTTAAAGATTGCCTGCCGAATACCTGTTAGTATAAATGGAGATGTTCACATGGCAGACCGTATTGCCGAAGAAAAGATTGATCAAGTTCGTCAAGCTGTTGATATTGTCGAAATAATCAGCGATTATGTTCAACTGAAAAAGCAGGGGCGAAATTACTTCGGACTATGTCCTTTCCATGGTGAAAGCACCCCTTCATTTTCAGTATCGCCTGATAAACAAATTTACCATTGTTTTGGATGTGGAGCAGGTGGGAATGTTTTTTCTTTCTTAATGGAACTTGAAGGTATGTCGTTCCAGGAAGCAGCCATTAAACTAGCTGCGAGAGTTAATATTGATCTCGATATTAAAATGTCTTCGGTTTCTGGAGAGAAGAAGGTTTCCAAAGAATTTCAATCTATGCTCGATGCCCATGAGTTATTAAGGAAATTTTACCATCACTTACTAGTAAATACAAAGGAAGGTCAGCACGCATTAGAGTATTTATTAGATAGAGGTTTTTCAAGGGAATCAATTGATAAGTTTCAAATAGGGTATTCATTAAATTCATGGGATTTTGTTTATAAGTTCTTATCTAAAAGGGATTTTTCGCCTGAATGGATGGAAAAAGCCGGACTAATTATCCAGCGGGAAAGAGACGGGACATATTTTGATCGATTTAGAGATCGAATCATGTTTCCAATTTCCGACCGAAATGGTAATACGATTGCATTTTCAGGGAGATCACTTGGGGCCGATGAGCCCAAATATTTAAATAGTCCCGAAACCGCAATCTTTAATAAAAGTAAAATTCTATATAATTATCATTTAGCTAAACCAAGTATAAAAAAATTGCAACATGCTGTTTTGTTTGAGGGATTTGCCGATTGTATTGCAGCAGATCGATCTGGTGTAGAGAATGGTATTGCCACAATGGGGACTTCTTTGACTGATGAACATATAGCACTATTACGTCAAAGTGTTCAATCCATAACAATTTGCTATGATTCTGATAAGCCTGGGATTGAAGCTGCCTATCGAGCAGGTAGTCACTTAAATGATGCGGGTTTCCAAATCAAGGTGGCTATGATGCCAGATGGAATGGATCCTGATGAATATATAAAAAAAAATGGCTCTGAAAAATTTCGCAATGAAGTAATTGGTGCAAGCTCAACCTGGATGGGTTTTAAATTTCTTTACTTTAGAAGAGGAAAAAATCTTCAAATTGAAGGAGATCGGCTTGCGTATATCGAACAAATAATTAAAGAAATCAGCAAATTAAATAAGGCTGTTGAAAGAGATCATTACTTAAGACAGCTCGCTGGTGAATTTTCACTTTCGTTGGATGCTTTAAAACAGCAGCAAAAACAAATCTTCTTCGAAGAAAAAAGAAAATCCAACGGAAAGACTGAATCAAGTAATAAACCACCACTGAAAATTGTTAAGCAGGTGAACGAGTTAAAACCCGCACATTATACTGCTGAGAGGCGTTTAATTGCGCATATGCTAAAAAATCGTGATGTTGCTTACAAGGTTCAGGATTTATTACAGCAAAACACGTTTAATATGGATGAACATCAGGCAATAATAACATATCTGTTAGGATTTTATGAAGATCACTTAGAACCTGATTCTAGTGCGTTTTTAACCTATATTCAAGATGAAAATCTTAGAAGAATGGTTGCAAATATTGAAATGATGTCCATTAATGATGAATTAAGTGACCAAGAATTAACTGATTATATCAAACAGGTGTTGAATTATCAAAAAATGCTAAAGATAAAAGAAAAAGAAGTGGAACAAAAAGAAGCAGAGCGACAGGGTGAATTTAGTAGAGCTGCTGCAATTGGTATTGAAATTATTCAATTGCGTAAATCGTTATAGATTCCATTTTAGTGTCTTTGATTCTGGAAGGAGGAGGACATATGGCTGCTGAAAAATCAGCCCGTTCAAAAGAGGCCGAGAATGAACTGACCTTTGAACAAGTAAAAGATCAGTTAACTGAATTAGGAAAAAAAGTTGGTGTCCTTGCCTATGATGACATTGCCGAAAAAATGGCTAATTTTGATTTAGAATCTGATCAAATGGATGAATTTTATGAATTCCTGGGAGATCAAGGGATCGAATTAGTCGGCGATAGTGAGGAAGCTCCAAACAGTAAACAATTATCAAAAGATGATGACGAAGAATTTGATTTAAATGATCTTAGCGTTCCTCCAGGTGTTAAGATTAATGACCCAGTTCGTATGTATTTAAAAGAGATTGGACGCGTTGACTTACTTTCTGGTGAAGAAGAGATTAAACTCGCCAACCGTATTGAAGAAGGTGACGAGGAAGCGAAGCGCCGTTTGGCTGAAGCAAACCTACGTCTTGTCGTAAGTATAGCAAAGCGCTATGTAGGTCGCGGAATGCTATTTCTAGACCTGATTCAAGAAGGAAATATGGGTCTAATTAAAGCAGTTGAAAAATTCGATTATCGTAAAGGCTTTAAGTTTAGTACCTATGCAACATGGTGGATTCGCCAAGCCATTACAAGGGCAATTGCGGACCAAGCGAGAACCATTCGTATCCCTGTTCATATGGTTGAAACGATTAACAAACTTATCCGTGTTCAACGTCAATTACTACAGGATCTTGGACGTGAACCAACACCAGAAGAAATTGGGGAAGATATGGATTTAACCCCAGATAAAGTAAGGGAAATTCTAAAGATTGCTCAAGAGCCTGTTTCATTGGAAACACCAATTGGTGAAGAAGATGATTCTCATCTTGGTGATTTCATAGAAGACCAAGATGCAACGTCTCCTTCTGAACATGCGGCTTATGAATTATTAAAAGAGCAATTAGAAGACGTTCTCGATACTTTGACAGATAGGGAAGAAAATGTCCTTCGCCTACGTTTTGGATTGGATGATGGCCGGACTCGTACACTAGAAGAAGTAGGGAAAGTCTTTGGAGTAACCCGCGAGCGAATTCGTCAAATTGAAGCGAAAGCATTGCGGAAATTACGTCATCCAAGCCGGAGCAAACGGTTGAAAGATTTCTTAGAATAAATTTATTCAATTAATGGTTTACTCTTTAAGGGAGTAAACTTTTTTTTGTCTTTTTATAAAAATTTACATTGAAAGCACTTACTGTATTTGAGTTTATTTTACTGAATTGTCTCTCATTTTGCAAATAGGCACATTGATTTATTCATTCGTTTTGATGAATTTTATTTTCTTGAAAAAGGAATAAACTTGTTTTAGTTTCTTATTCTCTGTGTTAATAGTGTAAGTCCTTTTCTTGAAACTTTGTTGTATCACTATTTTTGTTATTTTTAAATAATTAATTATTTTATAAAATTTTTAAATGTTGAGAAATCTTGGTTGTTTCTTTTATAATAAATAAAGAAAGCGCATACAAAGTTGTTTCAAGGGGGATAAAAATGAATTTCGACTTAACAGCTGAACAAGATATGATTAAACGGACCATTCGCCAATTTGCAGATGAAGAGGTAGCACCTGGTGCTATTGAAAGAGATAAAACTAAACAATTTCCAGTAGAGATCTTTAAAAAGCTTGCTGAAATGGGGATTATGGGACTTCCATTCCCTGAAGAATACGGCGGTGCTGGAGCAGATACTGTCAGCTTTGCGATTGTAACTGAAGAATTAAGTAGAGCTTGTGCATCGACAGGGATTACCTATTCTGCTCATATTTCATTAGGTGGGGCTCCGCTCTATTTGTTTGGGACTGAAGAACAAAAGCAAAAATATTTAACTCCTATTTGTACTGGGGAATCATTTGGTGCATTTGGTTTAACGGAACCCAATGCTGGTTCAGATGCGGGCGGTACAAGAACCTCCGCTAGAGAAGCGAATGGTGAATTCATAATAAATGGAAATAAGTGTTTCATTACTAACGCAAGCTTCGCTAAGCATTTAGCCTTAACTGCTATTACTGGTGAGAATAATGGGAAGAAAGAAATCAGTGCGATTATTGTTCCTACTAATTCTGACGGCTTTACGATCATTGATAATTACGAAAAGATGGGTTTGAATGCTTCGAATACCACAGAGCTTGTATTAGAGGATGTAAGAGTTTCTTCAGAAAATCTTTTAGGAAAGCGAGGAGAGGGATTTAGACAGTTTTTGATTACGCTTGATGGGGGTCGAATTGGGATAGGAGCTATGGCAGTGGGGATTGCTCAGGGTGCGTATGAGAAGGCACTTGCCTATGCAAAGGAACGAAAGCAATTTGGAAAATCCATTTCCTCTTTCCAAGCCATTCAGTTTAAATTAGCCGATATGGCAATGAAAATTGAATTGGCCAGAAATATGGTGTATAAAGCGGCTTGGTTAAAAGATCAAGGCAGAGCGTTCTCAAAAGAAGCTGCTATGTGTAAACTATATGCATCTGAAATCTGTATGGAAGTAACGAGTCAAGCTGTTCAGATACATGGTGGATACGGATATATGAAGGAGTATCATGTAGAAAGAATGATGCGTGATGCAAAACTGCTTGAAATTGGTGAAGGGACATCTGAAGTTCAACGAATGGTTATTTCGCGATTAATTGGTTGTTAAAAGTAAATATGGGAAAGCTAAGAGAGGTAAATTAATTATTTTCATTAATTTACCTCTTTTTTCTTTTTTACAAAGATTATAGTGATAAAATAAGTTTAGGGCTTTTCCTTCTGTTCATTTTCAAGTAAAATAGTAATTGTTTGTAGACTATTTATTTATTAACAGATGTTCGTACATAAGGGAGGTTAATTCATGAAACGTAATCCAGTAATTCCTTTTATTCTTATCATGGTTTTTGGACTTGTACTTGTATTTGTCATGTCTTTCAAAGGCCTTGGTGATATGAAAGAAGTAGCTAGTGAGAAGGGTGAAGGAAATGGCAGCGAGAAGACGGAAGTAGCTGCATCTAAGCCAGAAGACATTTATAAGCAAACATGTGTTGCTTGTCACGGTGATCAGTATCAAGGGGTAGTGGGTCCTACGTTAAAGGGTGTAGGCGGCAAATACTCTAAGGATCAACTTATAGAAATCGTGACAAAAGGTAAAGGGAACATGCCTGCTGGTCTAGTTCCACAAGAACAAGCAGCAGCAATGGCAGATTGGTTAGCAAATATCAAATAATGTATCGTCATAAAAGAAGTCCTTTGCATATGTGAAGGACTTTTTTTATACTTAGAAAAGTAATTAATGATTTTATTGTAAAGTGGTGGTTTTTTGAATACTGATAAATTATCAATCCGATTAGCTACAGTGGCTAAATATGTACCAGCTGGATCTAGGATTGCAGATATTGGCTCTGATCATGCGTATTTACCTTGTTACTTAGCCAAGACTACAGGAATCTCTTTTGCCATTGCTGGAGAGGTTGCTGCAGGACCATACCATTCCGCCGAAAGAAATGTTCAATCTGAAGGTTTATCTTCTATTATTTCAGTACGAATGGGTGATGGGTTAGAAGTCATTCAACCAGGAGAAGTGGATTGTATTACTATAGCAGGAATGGGTGGCTCTTTAATCACAAGTATATTAGAAAATGGGAAAGAAAAGCTCAGGTCTGTCAAGCGGTTAGTATTGCAACCTAATATTAGTGCGATTTCTATACGAAAATGGTTCTTGGAAAATAATTGGGAACTTATTGCGGAAGAAATTATGGAAGAAGACGGGAAAATTTACGAGGTCCTTGTTGCTGAAAAAGGAAATTCCTTTAAACCCTATGAAGATCAGTTATTAGAAAGTGGTCTTTTATTAGGTCCTTTTCTAAGTCAAAATCAAGAACCAGCCTTTCAAAAAAAATGGAACATGGAAATAAAAAATTGGAAGCGAATAGTAGATCAGTTAGAGAGCGCAGGCGAAACGGCTGAAACAGTAGAAAAAAAGCAAGAGTTATTGAACAAGATAAGGCTAGTTGAGGAGGTATTGAAACTTGAAGAATCCTAACGGGCATGAGATTATTCAGCTTTTTGAACAGTTTTCACCGAAATCCTTAGCCATGGAAGGCGATAAAATTGGCTTGCAAGTTGGAAGGTTAAACAAAAAGGTTGATCGAGTGATGATTGCTCTTGATGTGTTGGAAGATGTAATAGATGAAGCTATAGAAAAAAATGTGCAACTGATCATTGCACATCATCTATCCAATTATTTTTCGTCCACTAAAAAATGTACTAACAGATACAACACAAGGTAGAATGGTTGAAAAGCTATTAAAACACGATATTGCAGTATATGCAGCACACACCAATCTGGACGTTGCAAAGGGAGGAGTAAACGACCTCTTGGCAACTGCATTAGAATTACAGGAACAAGAAGTACTAGTCCCTACCTTTGACACGAAGTTAAAAAAATTAGTGGTTTTTGTACCTGCAAGCCATGCAGAAGAAATTAGAAACGTACTTGGCAAATCCGGAGCAGGTTTTATAGGGAATTACAGTCATTGTACCTTCTCTACAAGTGGTACCGGGCGGTTTCTACCTGGTGAGAATACAAATCCCTTTGTGGGACACCCTGGTCAGTTAGAAGAGGTAGATGAGATTCGAATTGAGACCATAATTCCAGAACCGCTTCTAAAAAAAGCCATCACTGCAATGATTAAAGCACATCCTTATGAAGAGGTAGCTTACGATGTATATCCTACTGAAAATAAAGGGGAAGTGCTTGGTCTAGGTAGGATAGGGAAAGTTAGTGAAATGACTCTTGGAGAGTTTGCAGAAAAAGTAAAGACCGCACTTGATGTGGAACGAGTAAGAGTAGTTGGCGACCTAGCTTCGAAGGTTAGGAAGGTTGCTGTTTTGGGTGGCGATGGAAATAAGTATTTCATGAACGCCAAGTTTAAAGGTGCCGATGTCTATGTAACAGGTGATATATATTATCACACTGCACATGACGCCATGATGCAAGGCCTTAATATGATTGATCCTGGGCATAACGTTGAAAAGGTCATGAAAAAAGGATTGACAGCAGCCTTGCAAAAGATGTGTAGAGAAGAAGGGTATGAAGTAGAGATATTCCCTTCTGAAGTAAATACGGATCCTTTCCAATTCATATAAACATATAAAAAGAACCGGTCTAACGTTAGACGCGGTTCTTTTCATATTACTCGTTTTCAGCCTTTTTAACCTTCGGTAATATTCTAC from Bacillus sp. SLBN-46 encodes:
- a CDS encoding acyl-CoA dehydrogenase family protein produces the protein MNFDLTAEQDMIKRTIRQFADEEVAPGAIERDKTKQFPVEIFKKLAEMGIMGLPFPEEYGGAGADTVSFAIVTEELSRACASTGITYSAHISLGGAPLYLFGTEEQKQKYLTPICTGESFGAFGLTEPNAGSDAGGTRTSAREANGEFIINGNKCFITNASFAKHLALTAITGENNGKKEISAIIVPTNSDGFTIIDNYEKMGLNASNTTELVLEDVRVSSENLLGKRGEGFRQFLITLDGGRIGIGAMAVGIAQGAYEKALAYAKERKQFGKSISSFQAIQFKLADMAMKIELARNMVYKAAWLKDQGRAFSKEAAMCKLYASEICMEVTSQAVQIHGGYGYMKEYHVERMMRDAKLLEIGEGTSEVQRMVISRLIGC
- the cccA gene encoding cytochrome c550, whose translation is MKRNPVIPFILIMVFGLVLVFVMSFKGLGDMKEVASEKGEGNGSEKTEVAASKPEDIYKQTCVACHGDQYQGVVGPTLKGVGGKYSKDQLIEIVTKGKGNMPAGLVPQEQAAAMADWLANIK
- a CDS encoding tRNA (adenine(22)-N(1))-methyltransferase TrmK; its protein translation is MNTDKLSIRLATVAKYVPAGSRIADIGSDHAYLPCYLAKTTGISFAIAGEVAAGPYHSAERNVQSEGLSSIISVRMGDGLEVIQPGEVDCITIAGMGGSLITSILENGKEKLRSVKRLVLQPNISAISIRKWFLENNWELIAEEIMEEDGKIYEVLVAEKGNSFKPYEDQLLESGLLLGPFLSQNQEPAFQKKWNMEIKNWKRIVDQLESAGETAETVEKKQELLNKIRLVEEVLKLEES